One region of Malania oleifera isolate guangnan ecotype guangnan chromosome 6, ASM2987363v1, whole genome shotgun sequence genomic DNA includes:
- the LOC131158774 gene encoding pectinesterase-like: MAFQDFGHLSERRKAERQQKLKKRIVIAAITIFVLLALIGAGIFAYTQYVSHHHNATEASTNSNNQQKTQPAAASAGGIKDVSHSIKAIKMICSYTDYKAACEESLSKAAAKSNHTQPKDLLKAAISVAANEVEKALNQSSTFKIDNPEEKAAFEDCKVLLQDAKEELGDSVSHVDTPRDSSSAGGSSKFSSGDLNNWLSAVMSYQQSCVDGIPEGKLKSQMRTALKSTKEFTSNALAIVSEVSSILSTFQIPGINRRLLTAANEYSNHTSVQDEENQLPTWITHEDRRMLGELEVKLIPNVIVAKDGSGNFTRISDALAAMPPKYEGRYIIYVKEGTYEETVTIEKKMVNVTMYGDGSQKTIVTGSKNFVDGVRTFHTATFVAIGEGFMAKAMGFRNTAGPEKHQAVAIRVQSDRSVFFNCRMEGYQDTVYAQTHRQLYRSCVIAGTVDFIFGDASAIFQNCMIVVRKPLDNQQNIVTAQGRTDKRETTGIVLQNCRILADKKLEPQRLQVKTYLGRPWKEYSRTIVMESTLGDLIQPQGWLPWEGEFALKTLYYAEYNNKGPGAAVDGRVKWPGYKGVIGRQEANQYTVGPFLQGDQWVKATGAPVHLGLYTT, encoded by the exons ATGGCGTTTCAGGATTTTGGGCATTTATCAGAACGCCGAAAGGCTGAAAGGCAACAAAAGTTGAAGAAGAGAATTGTCATTGCGGCAATCACAATCTTTGTCCTGCTTGCACTAATTGGTGCCGGAATATTTGCTTACACACAATATGTATCCCACCACCATAATGCTACCGAAGCCTCCACCAATAGTAATAATCAGCAGAAGACACAGCCGGCCGCTGCATCTGCAGGTGGTATAAAGGACGTATCACACTCCATAAAGGCTATTAAGATGATATGTTCCTACACAGATTACAAGGCTGCATGCGAGGAAAGCCTCTCAAAGGCTGCCGCCAAATCCAACCATACTCAACCCAAAGATCTTCTCAAGGCTGCAATCTCCGTCGCCGCCAACGAGGTTGAAAAGGCCTTGAACCAATCCTCCACCTTCAAAATTGACAACCCTGAAGAAAAGGCCGCTTTTGAAGATTGCAAGGTTCTCCTGCAGGATGCCAAAGAAGAACTTGGGGACTCCGTTTCCCACGTCGATACCCCTCGTGACTCATCATCAGCTGGGGGGAGTTCCAAGTTCTCATCGGGCGACTTGAACAATTGGCTCAGCGCCGTCATGTCTTACCAACAATCATGCGTTGATGGCATCCCCGAAGGAAAACTCAAATCCCAAATGAGGACTGCCTTGAAGTCTACCAAGGAATTTACTAGCAATGCCTTGGCAATTGTCTCGGAAGTGTCATCCATCCTTTCAACGTTTCAGATACCCGGGATCAACCGTCGCCTTTTAACGGCCGCCAATGAATATTCCAATCACACGTCTGTGCAGGACGAGGAAAACCAACTTCCAACCTGGATTACTCATGAGGACCGAAGAATGTTGGGTGAACTTGAAGTTAAGTTGATTCCCAATGTGATTGTGGCGAAGGATGGAAGTGGAAATTTTACTAGAATTTCCGATGCATTGGCAGCCATGCCACCAAAGTATGAAGGAAG GTACATCATTTATGTTAAAGAAGGAACTTATGAAGAGACGGTGACAATCGAGAAGAAGATGGTCAATGTTACCATGTACGGAGATGGATCGCAAAAGACTATCGTTACCGGGAGCAAGAACTTCGTGGATGGAGTTAGGACCTTCCACACTGCAACTTTCG TGGCCATAGGAGAAGGTTTTATGGCCAAAGCCATGGGATTCAGGAACACAGCGGGTCCAGAGAAACACCAAGCAGTCGCGATCAGAGTGCAATCAGACAGGTCAGTATTCTTCAACTGTCGAATGGAGGGGTACCAAGACACGGTGTACGCCCAAACCCACCGGCAGTTGTACAGAAGCTGCGTCATCGCGGGCACTGTGGACTTCATATTCGGGGACGCCTCCGCCATCTTCCAGAATTGCATGATAGTGGTGAGGAAGCCCCTGGACAACCAGCAGAACATTGTCACCGCCCAGGGACGCACCGACAAGCGGGAGACCACGGGGATAGTGCTCCAAAATTGCCGCATCCTGGCGGACAAGAAACTGGAGCCCCAGAGGCTGCAGGTCAAGACTTATCTGGGAAGGCCTTGGAAGGAGTACTCCAGAACCATTGTGATGGAATCCACGCTTGGGGATTTGATCCAACCCCAAGGCTGGCTGCCCTGGGAAGGGGAGTTTGCGCTCAAGACTCTGTACTACGCAGAGTACAACAACAAAGGCCCCGGTGCTGCTGTGGATGGTAGAGTGAAGTGGCCTGGGTACAAGGGCGTCATCGGCAGGCAGGAGGCCAACCAGTACACGGTTGGGCCTTTCTTGCAGGGGGATCAGTGGGTGAAGGCCACCGGCGCTCCTGTTcatttgggtctctacactacttaa